From one Cyanobacterium stanieri PCC 7202 genomic stretch:
- a CDS encoding sodium/proton antiporter, CPA1 family (PFAM: Sodium/hydrogen exchanger family~TIGRFAM: Na+/H+ antiporter, bacterial form~COGs: COG0025 NhaP-type Na+/H+ and K+/H+ antiporter~InterPro IPR006153~KEGG: cyt:cce_4053 Na+/H+ antiporter~PFAM: sodium/hydrogen exchanger~SPTR: Na+/H+ antiporter; TC 2.A.36), with amino-acid sequence MLKSLLFADTLTEFDIDSLANNNPDAAGLVDALIVLLLIATVVALVSRKLKIPYVIGLILAGLIVTQGTLPDFIGLNPDVILNLFLPILIFEASINTDISRLKSTIKPIALLALPGVLVGATITASFYQFTMGLPWITVAAMAVILTITDTVSVIAAFRIVSVPSRLATIVEGESLFNDAVALVLLNVIAGIHLQGSFSLADGVIQIVIAFVGGGLLGLGLGYLCVGLFQQLDDALSSILLTVAVSLVTFQIGQLLQVSSAIAVVIAGLVIGNSGFKKISATTELTLLNFWEYAGFGVNTFIFLLVGIVIEPTTLIATLPLALLAIIGYQIGRVLSIYPLLYLLKRLDRPIPMKWQHVLILGNVKGSLSMALAISLPFTLPERTQVIAIVFSTVLISLVGQGLSLPWFVKKLELSQPSPLKQQVEHLQLTLIASKAAQKELDILLQSGSLSRSLYEEIFASYQAKIAQGEKKLRDIYNQRSTNITEDKYINSLKRRLYLAEQGAVRDAVRKGILGDDLAQDYLSTINEQLLSLKDDS; translated from the coding sequence ATGCTCAAATCCCTTCTATTTGCTGATACTCTCACAGAATTCGACATCGATTCCTTAGCCAATAATAACCCTGATGCTGCGGGATTAGTTGATGCCTTGATCGTTCTATTGCTCATTGCCACAGTAGTAGCTTTGGTCAGTAGAAAACTAAAAATTCCCTATGTAATCGGATTAATCTTAGCAGGTTTAATCGTCACTCAGGGAACTTTACCTGACTTTATTGGTTTAAATCCCGATGTAATTCTCAATTTATTTTTACCTATTCTGATTTTTGAGGCATCCATCAACACTGATATTAGTCGTCTCAAAAGTACCATCAAACCCATTGCCCTGTTAGCTTTACCAGGGGTTTTGGTTGGTGCCACCATCACCGCTAGTTTTTATCAGTTTACCATGGGTTTACCATGGATTACGGTGGCAGCCATGGCGGTAATTTTGACCATTACCGACACCGTCTCTGTTATTGCCGCTTTTCGCATCGTCTCAGTGCCTTCGAGATTGGCCACCATCGTAGAAGGAGAAAGTTTATTTAATGATGCTGTTGCTTTGGTATTACTCAATGTAATTGCGGGGATACATCTTCAGGGTTCTTTTTCCCTCGCAGATGGTGTGATTCAGATTGTTATTGCTTTTGTGGGTGGTGGTTTACTCGGTTTAGGTTTAGGTTATCTATGTGTGGGTTTATTCCAACAGTTAGATGATGCCCTCAGTAGTATTTTATTAACCGTGGCGGTATCCTTAGTTACTTTCCAAATTGGGCAACTATTACAGGTTTCTAGTGCGATCGCAGTGGTAATTGCAGGGCTAGTAATTGGTAATTCAGGATTTAAAAAAATATCTGCCACCACCGAACTAACCTTACTCAATTTCTGGGAATACGCAGGATTTGGAGTCAATACCTTTATTTTCTTGCTAGTGGGTATCGTCATTGAACCCACAACCTTGATTGCAACCCTTCCTCTCGCCCTCCTCGCCATTATTGGGTATCAAATAGGTAGAGTTTTATCGATCTATCCTTTACTTTACTTACTCAAAAGACTAGATCGTCCTATTCCCATGAAATGGCAACACGTTCTAATTTTGGGCAACGTGAAAGGTTCATTATCCATGGCTCTAGCCATTAGTTTACCATTTACCCTACCAGAAAGAACCCAAGTAATTGCCATTGTTTTTAGTACGGTATTAATATCCCTTGTGGGGCAGGGATTAAGTTTACCTTGGTTTGTGAAAAAATTAGAGCTTTCCCAACCCTCTCCCCTCAAACAACAAGTAGAGCATTTACAGTTAACCCTCATCGCCTCTAAGGCAGCCCAAAAAGAATTAGATATTCTTCTTCAGTCGGGCAGTTTATCTCGCTCTCTTTATGAGGAAATCTTTGCTAGTTATCAGGCAAAGATTGCTCAGGGGGAAAAGAAGTTAAGGGATATTTATAACCAACGTAGTACAAATATTACGGAGGATAAATATATCAACAGTTTAAAAAGAAGATTATATTTAGCCGAACAAGGAGCGGTAAGGGATGCGGTACGCAAGGGAATTTTAGGGGATGATTTAGCCCAAGATTATCTCTCAACCATTAATGAGCAATTATTATCTCTCAAGGATGATAGTTAA
- a CDS encoding hypothetical protein (KEGG: ter:Tery_2785 hypothetical protein~SPTR: Putative uncharacterized protein), with the protein MIKSCSQFLSKILIPSAMVGITLIGCGSPDTTQQQGDGTLITPPDMVQGGGFLQLMADGEDFIIEGFETKDGWDINFDHVYITVNDVIAYQTNPPFEAESDAPLEAQESVNLIVSPTTVDLMLGRENNPAILVTEIEAPPGHYNAISWQMYNQADGASSLRLLGRAEKDGQEIQFNLNFPMNIAYTCGEFVGDERKGIVNEGETAEIHMTFHFDHIFGDAGKDDNHEVNVNAPGFEPMANLAENGTLDVDLETLQNNLSEEDYQRLENSILELGHVGEGHCRITEDI; encoded by the coding sequence ATGATTAAATCTTGTTCTCAATTTTTAAGTAAAATTTTAATACCCAGTGCCATGGTCGGAATAACTCTCATAGGTTGTGGCTCTCCCGACACTACACAACAACAAGGAGATGGTACCCTCATAACTCCTCCTGATATGGTACAAGGGGGAGGCTTTTTGCAACTCATGGCAGACGGAGAAGACTTTATCATCGAAGGTTTTGAAACAAAAGACGGATGGGATATTAATTTTGACCATGTTTATATCACTGTGAATGATGTTATCGCCTATCAGACAAATCCTCCTTTTGAAGCGGAATCTGATGCACCCTTAGAAGCACAAGAATCCGTAAACCTGATTGTTTCCCCAACCACCGTTGATTTAATGTTAGGGAGAGAAAATAATCCTGCTATCTTAGTCACTGAAATAGAAGCACCTCCAGGGCATTACAACGCTATTTCTTGGCAAATGTACAATCAAGCTGATGGTGCCTCGAGTCTTCGTCTTCTAGGCAGGGCAGAAAAAGACGGACAAGAAATTCAATTTAACCTCAACTTTCCGATGAATATTGCCTATACCTGCGGAGAATTTGTAGGGGATGAACGCAAAGGTATTGTTAATGAAGGAGAAACTGCTGAAATTCACATGACATTTCATTTTGATCATATTTTTGGGGATGCAGGAAAAGATGATAACCATGAAGTGAATGTGAATGCTCCGGGGTTTGAACCTATGGCAAATTTAGCAGAAAATGGTACTTTGGATGTTGATTTGGAAACTCTGCAAAATAACCTGAGTGAGGAAGACTATCAAAGGTTAGAAAATAGTATCCTTGAACTAGGTCATGTGGGAGAAGGACATTGTCGAATCACTGAAGATATATAA
- a CDS encoding UDP-galactopyranose mutase (PFAM: Flavin containing amine oxidoreductase; Rieske [2Fe-2S] domain~COGs: COG3349 conserved hypothetical protein~InterPro IPR005805:IPR000759:IPR017941:IPR002937~KEGG: cyp:PCC8801_0517 amine oxidase~PFAM: amine oxidase; Rieske [2Fe-2S] iron-sulphur domain~SPTR: Amine oxidase), with protein sequence MNNRFSRRNLLKFFAFSSILGLVGYSRVVKPQPTIHKGDTIDLPRYLTKKKKVVVIGGGLAGLASAYELSQRGFEVTLLEKSPQLGGKIASWDIQVGDEKFRMEHGFHGFFPQYYNLKSIVSEIDITDNFKSLDFYSVVFKDGQYKPENFRPSHSAFPWNIVDLAISSDNALHWGINLANPEHWRVFKTIAGFKIPNTYYELDNISVKDWAAKGIPQGLFDLYFLPFAKSSLNAPDVLSTGELMQFFHFYFFGNPEGLAFNGTVDDMGTSLVEPIADTIKNNGGSIVTEANISKIKCDGDKITSLEYYRGQGESSVPFWVSANPLLEDEQYNYYGAGDRLFAVTKDTKQAISLSCTHQGCTVNKQEDGKFLCPCHSALYENDGKLLQGPAKRSLNTYTVIGQKGDQIQLVANNPDDNIKPEVLEADYFVIAADVPGVKHLFNLMETDGETCSTTQAQIEQLPLADPFAVARFWLDKDFEWEHSNFASLSGYSLTDSICLYHRIQTEYIAWAQKTGGSVVELHSYCYKEKEFPTQEAILATFQRELSEIVPELKDAKILHKQLVNQKNFSGYPPNSFEQRPLTETQLKNLMFAGDWVKMPFPCGLMERAVSSGLLSANMILHQEGLKRRDLLSVNPSGLLTI encoded by the coding sequence ATGAATAATCGTTTTTCCCGTCGCAATTTATTAAAGTTTTTCGCTTTTAGTAGTATTCTTGGACTTGTAGGGTATTCTCGAGTGGTAAAACCACAGCCAACAATACATAAAGGGGATACCATCGATTTACCTCGCTACCTTACCAAGAAAAAGAAAGTCGTTGTTATTGGCGGTGGTTTGGCAGGATTGGCTTCTGCTTATGAGTTAAGCCAGAGGGGTTTTGAAGTTACCCTCTTGGAAAAGTCTCCCCAATTGGGGGGGAAAATTGCTAGTTGGGATATTCAGGTAGGGGATGAAAAATTTAGAATGGAACATGGTTTCCACGGTTTTTTCCCACAATACTACAATCTCAAAAGTATTGTTAGTGAAATTGATATTACAGATAATTTTAAATCTCTTGATTTTTATTCCGTTGTTTTTAAAGATGGTCAATACAAGCCCGAAAATTTCCGCCCCAGTCATTCGGCTTTTCCTTGGAATATTGTCGATTTAGCCATTTCTAGTGATAATGCCCTCCATTGGGGTATTAATTTGGCAAATCCTGAACACTGGCGAGTTTTTAAAACCATTGCAGGGTTTAAAATTCCTAATACTTATTATGAGTTAGATAATATCTCTGTAAAAGATTGGGCGGCGAAGGGTATCCCCCAAGGGTTATTTGATTTGTATTTTTTGCCTTTTGCAAAGTCTTCTCTCAATGCTCCCGATGTCCTTAGTACGGGCGAACTAATGCAGTTTTTCCATTTCTACTTTTTCGGTAATCCTGAAGGGTTGGCGTTTAATGGTACGGTGGATGATATGGGTACAAGTTTAGTAGAACCCATCGCCGATACTATTAAAAATAATGGTGGTAGTATTGTTACGGAGGCGAATATTAGTAAGATTAAGTGTGATGGGGATAAAATTACCTCCCTGGAATATTATCGAGGACAAGGGGAGAGTAGTGTTCCTTTTTGGGTTAGCGCTAATCCTTTATTGGAAGATGAGCAATATAATTATTATGGTGCGGGCGATCGCCTCTTTGCCGTTACCAAGGATACCAAACAAGCAATTTCTCTCAGTTGTACCCACCAAGGATGTACCGTTAATAAACAAGAAGATGGTAAATTTTTATGTCCTTGCCATTCCGCCCTGTATGAAAATGACGGAAAATTATTACAGGGCCCCGCCAAACGTAGCTTAAACACCTATACAGTTATAGGACAAAAAGGCGACCAAATCCAACTCGTCGCCAATAACCCCGACGACAACATTAAACCAGAGGTATTAGAAGCCGACTATTTTGTCATCGCCGCCGATGTGCCGGGGGTAAAACACTTGTTTAACCTCATGGAAACCGATGGGGAAACCTGTAGCACCACCCAAGCCCAAATCGAACAGTTACCACTAGCTGATCCCTTTGCTGTGGCTAGGTTTTGGTTAGATAAGGACTTTGAATGGGAACACAGTAACTTTGCCTCTTTGTCGGGTTATTCCCTCACCGATAGTATCTGTTTATATCATCGTATCCAAACCGAATATATCGCTTGGGCGCAAAAAACAGGGGGAAGCGTCGTTGAGTTACATTCCTACTGCTACAAAGAGAAGGAATTTCCTACCCAAGAGGCAATCTTGGCAACCTTCCAAAGGGAGTTATCAGAAATTGTGCCTGAATTAAAAGATGCTAAAATACTCCATAAACAATTAGTTAATCAGAAAAACTTTTCAGGCTATCCCCCCAATAGTTTTGAACAACGCCCCCTCACCGAAACCCAACTTAAAAACCTCATGTTTGCAGGGGATTGGGTTAAGATGCCTTTCCCTTGTGGTTTAATGGAAAGGGCGGTAAGTAGTGGCTTATTGTCTGCTAATATGATTCTCCATCAAGAGGGTTTGAAACGTAGAGATTTATTATCCGTTAATCCTTCTGGTTTATTAACTATTTAA
- a CDS encoding hypothetical protein (PFAM: Peptidase family M50~TIGRFAM: RIP metalloprotease RseP~COGs: COG0750 membrane-associated Zn-dependent protease 1~InterPro IPR001478:IPR008915:IPR004387~KEGG: syp:SYNPCC7002_A0592 membrane-associated zinc-dependent metalloprotease~PFAM: peptidase M50~SMART: PDZ/DHR/GLGF domain protein~SPTR: Probable membrane-associated zinc-dependent metalloprotease;~TIGRFAM: membrane-associated zinc metalloprotease) has translation MSVLAAIAVLAILIVVHELGHFGAARLQGIRVNKFSIGFGPVLAKYDGKETEYALRAFPLGGYVGFPDDDPDSDIPLDDPDLLRNRPVLDRAIVISAGVIANLIFAYFLLVGQSMTVGIQDVNFQPGVLVPEILSEVESPAQKAGLQSGDVILSIENLTLPTAEEAIDILRDRIQDSPNQSLEFTIQRDQEIFNLPITPDMGDNGKGKIGVMLAPNGEFTRRKPDNIIEAFSFGAKQFERYTKLTIQGFGQLITNFQENANQVAGPVAIVAVGAELAKSDLGNLFQFGALISINLAVINILPLPALDGGQLAFLLVEGISGKPLPNKLQEGIMQTGLVLLLGLGIFLILRDTLNLALLK, from the coding sequence ATGTCAGTACTAGCGGCGATCGCAGTTTTAGCAATTTTAATCGTAGTCCACGAACTAGGACACTTTGGCGCAGCGAGATTACAAGGAATTAGAGTAAACAAATTTTCCATCGGTTTTGGCCCCGTGTTAGCCAAATATGACGGCAAAGAAACAGAATACGCCCTCAGAGCCTTTCCCCTCGGTGGTTATGTAGGCTTTCCTGATGATGATCCCGACAGCGACATTCCCCTAGATGATCCCGATTTGTTGCGTAACCGTCCCGTATTAGACCGTGCGATCGTCATTAGTGCAGGGGTAATCGCTAACCTTATTTTCGCATACTTTCTTTTGGTCGGTCAATCCATGACCGTGGGGATACAAGATGTAAACTTTCAACCGGGGGTATTAGTTCCCGAAATTCTCAGCGAAGTAGAATCCCCTGCCCAAAAAGCAGGGTTACAAAGTGGGGATGTGATCTTAAGTATTGAAAATCTCACCTTGCCCACCGCCGAAGAGGCGATCGACATTTTGCGCGATCGCATCCAAGACTCCCCCAATCAAAGTTTAGAATTTACCATCCAAAGAGATCAAGAAATCTTTAACCTTCCCATCACCCCCGACATGGGAGACAACGGTAAAGGTAAAATCGGCGTAATGTTAGCACCCAACGGAGAATTTACCCGTCGTAAACCCGATAATATCATCGAAGCCTTTTCCTTTGGTGCCAAGCAATTTGAACGTTATACCAAATTGACCATACAAGGTTTTGGGCAACTAATCACTAACTTCCAAGAAAACGCCAACCAAGTAGCAGGTCCTGTGGCTATTGTAGCGGTAGGTGCAGAGTTAGCGAAAAGCGATCTAGGAAATCTTTTCCAATTTGGAGCATTAATTAGCATTAACCTTGCGGTAATCAATATTTTACCTCTTCCCGCCCTAGATGGTGGACAGTTGGCATTTTTACTCGTGGAAGGCATTTCAGGGAAACCCCTCCCCAACAAACTCCAAGAAGGCATCATGCAAACAGGGTTAGTTTTATTACTCGGTTTAGGTATCTTCTTAATTCTCCGAGATACCCTCAACCTGGCATTACTCAAATAA
- a CDS encoding Manganese/iron superoxide dismutase (PFAM: Iron/manganese superoxide dismutases, alpha-hairpin domain; Iron/manganese superoxide dismutases, C-terminal domain~COGs: COG0605 Superoxide dismutase~InterPro IPR001189:IPR019833:IPR019831:IPR019832~KEGG: cyt:cce_1620 superoxide dismutase~PFAM: Manganese/iron superoxide dismutase-like~SPTR: Superoxide dismutase), translating to MAYELAPLPYDYSALEPCISKSTLEFHHDKHHAAYVSKYNDAVKGTDLEAKPIEEVIKSIANDASKAGVFNNAAQAWNHSFYWQCMKPNGGGTPTGELAAKIDADFGSFDKFVEEFKNAGATQFGSGWAWLVLDNGTLKVTKTGNAGNPITAGQTPLLTMDVWEHAYYLDYQNKRPAYIDDFLGKLVNWDFVAQNLANA from the coding sequence ATGGCTTACGAATTAGCACCTCTTCCTTACGATTACAGTGCCCTAGAGCCCTGTATCTCCAAAAGTACCCTAGAATTTCACCATGACAAACATCACGCAGCTTATGTAAGTAAGTACAACGATGCAGTCAAAGGTACCGATTTAGAAGCAAAACCTATTGAAGAAGTAATCAAAAGCATTGCCAACGACGCCAGTAAAGCAGGGGTATTTAACAATGCCGCTCAAGCATGGAATCACAGCTTCTACTGGCAATGTATGAAGCCCAACGGTGGTGGTACTCCCACTGGAGAATTAGCCGCTAAAATTGACGCCGATTTCGGTAGTTTCGACAAATTTGTAGAAGAATTTAAAAACGCAGGTGCAACCCAATTCGGTAGCGGTTGGGCTTGGTTAGTATTAGACAACGGCACCTTAAAAGTAACCAAAACTGGTAATGCCGGTAATCCTATCACCGCAGGACAAACTCCCCTCCTCACCATGGATGTATGGGAACACGCTTACTACTTAGATTATCAAAACAAGCGTCCTGCGTATATCGATGATTTCTTAGGTAAATTAGTAAACTGGGATTTTGTTGCTCAAAACCTAGCAAATGCCTAA
- a CDS encoding 16S rRNA processing protein RimM (PFAM: PRC-barrel domain; RimM N-terminal domain~TIGRFAM: 16S rRNA processing protein RimM~COGs: COG0806 RimM protein required for 16S rRNA processing~InterPro IPR011961:IPR002676:IPR007903~KEGG: cyc:PCC7424_1386 16S rRNA processing protein RimM~PFAM: RimM protein; PRC-barrel domain protein~SPTR: Ribosome maturation factor rimM;~TIGRFAM: 16S rRNA processing protein RimM): protein MDIEDLIEIGTIVGASGLKGELRVNITTDFPERFENPGQRWLTINNNSSPQIVELLRGRKVPGKNIYVVKLENVNDRTQAENLKGATLWVDKSDRPYLEEGEYHVADLIGMEVYNQQNGENIGVVVDVFSAAHEILEVKLHKQPLVETKPPVNLENISRISRRKKVKPKKTKAITVLIPFVAEIVPIVDIDNQKIEINPPTGLLDN, encoded by the coding sequence TTGGACATTGAGGATTTAATTGAAATTGGGACAATTGTGGGGGCTTCAGGATTAAAAGGAGAGTTGAGGGTAAATATTACGACAGATTTTCCAGAAAGATTTGAAAATCCGGGTCAAAGATGGTTAACCATTAATAATAATTCATCTCCCCAAATTGTGGAGTTGCTCAGAGGGCGAAAGGTACCTGGGAAAAATATTTATGTGGTTAAGTTAGAAAATGTTAACGATCGCACTCAGGCGGAAAACCTTAAGGGTGCTACATTGTGGGTGGATAAAAGCGATCGCCCCTACCTAGAAGAAGGGGAGTATCATGTTGCCGACTTAATCGGTATGGAAGTTTATAACCAACAAAATGGGGAAAATATTGGTGTGGTAGTTGATGTTTTCAGTGCCGCCCATGAAATTTTAGAAGTAAAACTACATAAGCAACCCCTCGTAGAAACAAAACCCCCCGTTAATCTCGAAAATATCAGTCGTATATCCCGACGCAAAAAAGTTAAACCCAAAAAAACCAAAGCCATTACTGTCCTTATTCCCTTCGTAGCCGAAATAGTTCCCATCGTTGACATAGACAACCAGAAAATAGAAATAAATCCCCCCACTGGTTTATTAGACAATTGA
- a CDS encoding hypothetical protein (KEGG: syp:SYNPCC7002_A1544 hypothetical protein~SPTR: Putative uncharacterized protein), with amino-acid sequence MNSNIVLTSKLVTINQGQYIVKVKAKQEHKTIGSALACAYSVEEAEDKARERVLQLVNPIAISCPPLSDLTPSPPVTPKPESKPSTTPPTVIPKAKQEKPVTPSPHPIAPQESTIPTAEVTPPRNEEISQEETLADNIELPLSYEEEKEETPPPTSVSNTFDLSDAVDFSQVIDQTSIELKRLGWTQEQGKKYLLETYGKKSRHLLSDQELIEFLTYLQTQ; translated from the coding sequence ATGAATAGTAATATTGTTTTAACCAGTAAATTAGTTACCATCAATCAGGGTCAATATATCGTCAAAGTCAAAGCAAAACAAGAACATAAAACCATCGGTAGTGCCTTGGCTTGTGCCTATTCTGTGGAAGAAGCGGAAGACAAAGCCCGTGAAAGAGTCTTACAATTGGTTAATCCCATCGCTATTTCTTGCCCCCCATTATCCGATTTAACCCCCTCACCCCCCGTTACCCCCAAACCAGAAAGCAAACCATCCACCACTCCCCCCACGGTGATTCCCAAAGCCAAACAGGAAAAACCTGTTACTCCTTCTCCACATCCTATTGCCCCCCAAGAAAGCACTATCCCCACTGCAGAAGTTACTCCTCCGAGGAATGAAGAAATAAGTCAAGAAGAAACTTTGGCAGACAATATCGAATTACCCTTATCCTATGAAGAAGAAAAAGAAGAAACCCCACCCCCTACTTCTGTTAGTAACACCTTCGATTTAAGTGATGCCGTTGACTTTAGTCAAGTAATCGACCAAACTAGCATAGAGTTAAAAAGATTGGGGTGGACTCAAGAACAAGGTAAAAAGTATTTATTAGAAACCTATGGTAAAAAGTCTCGTCATTTACTCTCAGATCAAGAACTAATTGAATTTTTAACCTATCTACAAACTCAGTAG
- a CDS encoding FO synthase subunit 2 (PFAM: Radical SAM superfamily~TIGRFAM: 7,8-didemethyl-8-hydroxy-5-deazariboflavin synthase, CofH subunit; radical SAM domain protein, CofH subfamily~COGs: COG1060 Thiamine biosynthesis protein ThiH~InterPro IPR005244:IPR007197:IPR019940:IPR020050~KEGG: cyp:PCC8801_3080 FO synthase subunit 2~PFAM: Radical SAM domain protein~SPTR: FO synthase subunit 2;~TIGRFAM: 7,8-didemethyl-8-hydroxy-5-deazariboflavin synthase, CofH subunit) has translation MLIDNRVRDEEKEFLNILKNYQKINLQEVKKEADNLRQKQIGDKITYVINRNINFTNICEQHCSFCAFRRDADDEGSFWLDIETILNKCQEAINLDATEICMQGGLNPQARIQGSSLKYYLQLIKSIKKEFPQLHLHGFSPQEIEFIARQDNLSFSDVIIAFRDHGLGSMPGTAAEILDDQVRKIICPEKINTATWMEIISTAHRLGIPTTSTMLCGHIETPEQQLQHLFKVRSLQETAIINDYPAKITEFILLPFVGEQAPKPLRNRVDRDQPDLTATLVLTAVSRMVLGDVIPNHQPSWVKLGLEGALEALQWGCNDIGGTLMEEHITTMAGAKGGTCLDVATIQEAITSINRPYAQRNTLYQKIKESVTFE, from the coding sequence ATGCTCATTGATAATAGAGTTAGAGATGAAGAAAAGGAATTTTTAAATATTCTTAAAAATTATCAAAAAATTAATCTTCAAGAAGTAAAAAAAGAAGCTGATAATCTTCGCCAAAAACAAATAGGAGATAAGATTACTTATGTTATCAATAGAAATATAAATTTTACTAATATTTGTGAACAGCATTGCAGTTTTTGTGCTTTTAGAAGAGATGCAGATGATGAGGGATCTTTTTGGTTAGATATTGAAACTATTTTAAATAAATGTCAGGAGGCTATTAATTTAGATGCCACAGAGATTTGTATGCAGGGGGGGTTAAATCCTCAAGCTCGAATTCAAGGAAGTAGTTTAAAATATTATTTACAATTAATTAAAAGTATAAAAAAAGAATTTCCACAGTTACACCTACACGGTTTTTCACCCCAAGAAATAGAATTTATTGCCCGTCAAGATAACCTTAGTTTTAGTGATGTAATTATAGCTTTTCGGGATCATGGTTTGGGTTCAATGCCCGGCACAGCCGCCGAAATTTTAGATGATCAAGTAAGAAAAATAATCTGTCCTGAAAAAATTAATACCGCCACATGGATGGAAATAATTTCTACCGCCCATCGTCTAGGAATACCCACCACCAGCACCATGTTATGCGGACACATCGAAACCCCAGAACAACAATTACAACATTTATTTAAGGTGCGATCGCTCCAGGAAACTGCTATCATTAACGATTATCCAGCCAAAATCACCGAATTTATCTTACTACCCTTTGTGGGTGAACAAGCCCCCAAACCTTTACGTAATAGAGTAGATAGAGATCAACCCGACTTAACCGCTACCCTTGTATTAACAGCGGTTTCCCGTATGGTATTGGGAGATGTCATCCCCAACCATCAACCAAGCTGGGTAAAATTAGGATTAGAGGGCGCATTAGAAGCACTGCAATGGGGTTGTAACGACATTGGCGGTACACTCATGGAAGAACATATTACCACCATGGCAGGGGCAAAGGGAGGCACCTGTTTAGATGTCGCCACCATCCAAGAAGCAATTACTTCCATAAATCGCCCCTATGCCCAAAGAAACACCCTTTATCAAAAAATCAAAGAGTCCGTAACATTTGAGTGA